The window CATAGATGGAAAAGTCATGCGTCTTTAAAAAGGCGGCTTCTGCATCAGGACTTAAACAATCGACTGATAGCTGCTGATCTGATTCTAATATGCTTTTTGTCCCTTCCATGACAGCCGGATGATCATCAATGACCAATATCTTCTTCATGTCTTCCTCCCTTTAAATCACTCACTTCCATTTTATATAAAAGACTTGGCAGATGCCAAGTCTTATTCCTTAATAAATCGTTACAATTCCATTTCAATTTTCACCTTCAGTCCTTTTTCTGGGGCTGTGTGAATGTGAAGCTTCCCATTTAACGCCTTGACTCGTTCTCTGATTCCCGAGAGGCCCATGCTCATGGTGTGCTGATCAAGATGGCTTGCATCAAAACCGACTCCATCATCCTCGTAGTGAAGAACAACCTGATCTTTAATACAAATCAGCATCACTAACACTTGAGTGGCTTGGGAGTGCTTCAGGGCATTGGATAACAGCTCCTGAACAATTCGGTAAATATTCAGCTGTGAATCAATATCAATGTCCAGTTCTTTATCAAAGCGTGTTGTATTCAGCCGGATATGAAACGGTGCTTCCTCCTGAATTTGAGAAGTCAGCTTCGACATCGCCTTGACTAAACCTAAATCGTACAGCAGCTGCGGCCGAAGTTCATGACATGTTTCTCTCGTGGTTTGAATCACCTTAGACATTTGTTCATTCCATGAGATAAGCGATTGTTCAATAGACGTTGGGCATTGATCGTTTTGGAAATTCGTTAAAAACATCTCTGACTGTCTTTTCAGCGATATCAAATCCTGCAGCACGGAATCATGAAGATCCCTCGCTAAATCGGAGCGCTGTTTTTCTTCCATCGCAAACATGACTTTTTTCAGCCAAGCAGGATTCGCTTCACGCTGCTTCAAATCTTCAAGATGCTCCATCAATTCTTCGATCTTGACGACATTTTCTAAACTGACACTTGTATAAAAAGCCAATGTTTTCAGCCAAGAAATCTCATCACGCGTCAATTTCGGTGTCTGTAAATTGGATAAACAGCAAATCATAAACGAGTGACCGCCCCGCTCGCCAATTTTCATCATAAACCCTTTATCAAGCTCAATGATTTTCCCGACTTCCCCTAAAATATCCTGAAATTGATCCACATACTCTTTCCATAGATTGCTATCACCTGAAGATTCATCAATCTCTTCAATCTGTCCATCTGGCTTCACTTCAAGCACAAAGGCTTTATTAACAACAAGCACTTCTAAAATGGTGTATTTCAAATGATACAGCACTTGATGAAGTGATGACGCCTCACGAATAAGCTGCGTAAATTTAAACACGCTGTCCTGGTAATTATGCTTCTCTGAAAAACGCTTCAGACGAAAACGGAAATCTAGAATTTCTTTGAAATAGAAAACAGCCAGCATGAGCGCGTAGGTGATTAATGCGAGCTTCAGTGTGTACTTCAAATCTTCTGGTTTTTGCAGAATATAAAACGTGACAACAACAAAAATGGTCGGTGTGATGGCTAGAAAGCCATAGTACCTCAGTCTGCTAATCAAAAAATCCATATTGTAAAGTTTGTTCGTCATGAATTGGTAGACGAGAGAAAAAGGAATTAACAAAACGATTGATGTCAGAATAAAAGGATCAATCAAATACTTATCAAAAAACACATAGGGAATAACAAAAAAGAGAATGAATGGACTGAACGACAAAACATTCATAATGGCAAAAAACTTTAAAACTGAACCATGTGCTGTTTTTTTATATTTCTTCATTCCTCTGACTAT is drawn from Bacillus pumilus and contains these coding sequences:
- a CDS encoding ATP-binding protein, with product MKLTYTKLSTFLVFLSFLFVIYISYIYVFDIFNGARVEKNENGQTEVVDVEYLSLAYSSGLKEGDIILKINGQSNLIQDHMINGKLRNVQRIDIQRGNQIISLKNKTLIGRESLFVYLIPLLLYSICLFCIFFIIKINKEPQRKSAFLLILFLLSICIGYLSAGTSGIGDRFSHYVLLLCLSSVSILYIHFIYQYFKEFDVHLTNPKLIRYLYLIPIFNLAVHSGVSVSSELRKYVPSISLLFFFGTVLVALYLIVRGMKKYKKTAHGSVLKFFAIMNVLSFSPFILFFVIPYVFFDKYLIDPFILTSIVLLIPFSLVYQFMTNKLYNMDFLISRLRYYGFLAITPTIFVVVTFYILQKPEDLKYTLKLALITYALMLAVFYFKEILDFRFRLKRFSEKHNYQDSVFKFTQLIREASSLHQVLYHLKYTILEVLVVNKAFVLEVKPDGQIEEIDESSGDSNLWKEYVDQFQDILGEVGKIIELDKGFMMKIGERGGHSFMICCLSNLQTPKLTRDEISWLKTLAFYTSVSLENVVKIEELMEHLEDLKQREANPAWLKKVMFAMEEKQRSDLARDLHDSVLQDLISLKRQSEMFLTNFQNDQCPTSIEQSLISWNEQMSKVIQTTRETCHELRPQLLYDLGLVKAMSKLTSQIQEEAPFHIRLNTTRFDKELDIDIDSQLNIYRIVQELLSNALKHSQATQVLVMLICIKDQVVLHYEDDGVGFDASHLDQHTMSMGLSGIRERVKALNGKLHIHTAPEKGLKVKIEMEL